In a single window of the Nodularia spumigena CCY9414 genome:
- the ftsH gene encoding ATP-dependent zinc metalloprotease FtsH, which produces MQNFGKKALIKQRTAALAASLLMLPGIFMGTPALAQKAERQTLSYGELLSKSKQGKVKKVELDETQQIAKVYLKGQEPDAPPIEVRLLKQNTELINTLIQQDVDFGQVSSANATVAVGLLINLMWILPLVALMLLFLRRSTNASNQAMNFGKSRARFQMEAKTGVKFDDVAGVEEAKEELGEVVTFLKQPERFTAVGARIPKGVLLIGPPGTGKTLLAKAIAGEAGVPFFSISGSEFVEMFVGVGASRVRDLFKKAKDSAPCLIFIDEIDAVGRQRGTGIGGGNDEREQTLNQLLTEMDGFEGNTGIIIIAATNRPDVLDSALLRPGRFDRQVMVDAPDLKGRAEILSVHARNKKLDSSVSLEAIARRTPGFTGADLANLLNEAAILTARRRKEAITILEIDHAIDRVVAGMEGTALVDSKNKRLIAYHEVGHALIGTLLKDHDPVQKVTLIPRGQALGLTWFTPNEEQGLISRSQIRAKITSTLGGRAAEEIVFGQPEVTTGASNDLQHVTNMARQMVTRFGMSDLGLLSLETQNSEVFLGRDWMNKPEYSERIAAKIDSQVREIINNCYLEAKKLLEDNRAALEYLVDLLADEETIEGERFREIVTEYTQVTDETLAVSH; this is translated from the coding sequence ATGCAAAATTTCGGGAAAAAGGCATTGATAAAACAGCGTACAGCAGCTCTAGCAGCCAGTTTACTCATGTTGCCGGGTATTTTTATGGGTACTCCCGCCTTGGCGCAAAAAGCAGAGCGCCAAACCCTAAGTTATGGTGAGTTACTCAGTAAATCTAAGCAAGGGAAAGTAAAAAAAGTAGAGCTTGATGAAACTCAACAGATAGCCAAGGTTTATCTCAAGGGACAAGAGCCAGATGCACCACCAATAGAAGTCAGGCTTTTAAAACAAAACACTGAGTTAATTAACACCCTTATACAACAAGACGTTGATTTTGGTCAGGTTTCCTCTGCTAACGCTACTGTGGCGGTGGGGTTGTTAATTAACCTCATGTGGATTTTACCACTGGTAGCGTTAATGTTATTATTCCTGCGACGCTCTACCAATGCTTCTAACCAAGCGATGAACTTTGGTAAATCTCGCGCTCGTTTTCAAATGGAGGCCAAAACGGGTGTGAAGTTTGACGATGTAGCCGGGGTGGAAGAAGCGAAAGAAGAACTAGGAGAAGTCGTTACCTTCTTGAAGCAGCCAGAAAGATTTACGGCTGTAGGCGCGCGTATTCCCAAAGGAGTTTTATTAATTGGACCTCCAGGGACTGGTAAAACTTTACTTGCAAAAGCGATCGCCGGGGAAGCCGGTGTCCCCTTCTTTAGCATTTCCGGCTCAGAATTTGTCGAAATGTTTGTGGGTGTGGGAGCATCCCGTGTGCGCGATTTGTTTAAAAAAGCCAAAGACAGCGCCCCATGCTTAATCTTTATCGATGAAATCGATGCAGTGGGACGACAACGTGGGACTGGTATCGGTGGCGGTAACGACGAGAGAGAACAAACTCTCAACCAACTGCTCACCGAAATGGATGGTTTTGAAGGTAATACAGGGATTATTATTATTGCAGCCACTAACCGCCCAGATGTCTTAGATTCCGCATTGCTCAGACCAGGACGCTTTGACAGACAAGTGATGGTCGATGCTCCAGACCTCAAAGGACGAGCCGAAATTCTGTCAGTCCACGCACGCAATAAGAAACTTGACTCTAGTGTATCTTTAGAGGCGATCGCACGGCGAACCCCAGGTTTTACAGGTGCAGACTTAGCCAACCTACTCAACGAAGCCGCAATTCTCACAGCCAGAAGACGCAAAGAAGCAATTACCATCCTCGAAATCGATCATGCCATAGATCGAGTCGTAGCCGGTATGGAAGGCACAGCCTTAGTAGATAGCAAGAACAAGCGCTTGATTGCCTACCATGAAGTCGGACACGCCTTAATTGGCACATTACTCAAAGACCATGACCCAGTGCAGAAAGTGACATTGATTCCACGGGGTCAAGCACTCGGTTTAACTTGGTTTACACCCAACGAAGAACAAGGTTTAATTTCCCGTTCTCAAATCAGAGCCAAAATTACCTCTACATTGGGTGGTCGCGCCGCCGAAGAAATCGTTTTCGGTCAGCCAGAAGTCACAACAGGTGCTAGTAATGATTTGCAACACGTTACCAACATGGCACGGCAAATGGTAACACGGTTCGGGATGTCTGATTTAGGACTATTGTCCTTAGAAACTCAGAATAGCGAAGTATTTTTGGGACGCGACTGGATGAATAAACCAGAATATTCCGAAAGAATTGCCGCCAAAATTGATTCCCAAGTCCGCGAAATTATCAACAATTGCTACCTAGAAGCCAAAAAACTGTTGGAAGACAACCGTGCTGCTTTGGAGTATTTAGTCGATTTATTAGCAGACGAAGAAACCATTGAAGGAGAACGATTCCGCGAAATCGTCACAGAATATACCCAGGTGACTGATGAAACACTAGCTGTATCTCATTAA
- a CDS encoding BON domain-containing protein, with protein sequence MTVATDEQLQAKVVDKLHWDDRVNAANVGVTVDDAKVTLRGTVPSYRAKTIAEQDTKEIEGIIEVINHLQVQYPDSIPVPIDDEIASNVANALTWDTDIDANKIDVSVMGGLLTLRGTVDAYWKKFQVEDIGYGLTGVIDIINELAVVPTKKPEDEEIARSIENALEHNTFVEAEDVNVVVENGRVTLTGFVPNWAAWRAAHNAATYTKGVIKVVDGLAIRYLEEQEFLTEE encoded by the coding sequence ATGACTGTAGCGACAGACGAACAACTGCAAGCTAAAGTTGTAGATAAACTTCACTGGGATGACCGGGTGAATGCAGCAAATGTTGGTGTAACTGTTGATGATGCCAAAGTTACCTTGAGGGGAACAGTACCTAGCTATCGAGCCAAAACTATAGCAGAACAAGATACTAAAGAAATAGAGGGTATTATTGAGGTAATTAATCACTTACAAGTCCAGTATCCTGACTCAATTCCTGTTCCCATAGATGATGAAATCGCCTCAAATGTAGCAAATGCTCTCACTTGGGATACAGATATTGATGCTAACAAAATTGATGTGAGCGTCATGGGCGGCTTGCTGACCTTAAGAGGTACAGTAGACGCTTATTGGAAGAAATTTCAGGTAGAAGATATAGGTTATGGGCTTACCGGGGTAATTGATATTATCAATGAACTAGCAGTTGTGCCTACGAAGAAACCTGAAGATGAGGAAATTGCCAGAAGCATTGAGAACGCCTTAGAGCATAATACCTTTGTAGAAGCTGAAGATGTCAATGTTGTAGTCGAAAATGGCAGAGTCACCCTCACAGGATTTGTTCCTAATTGGGCAGCATGGAGAGCCGCACATAACGCCGCCACCTACACTAAAGGAGTGATTAAGGTAGTTGATGGATTAGCTATTCGTTACCTAGAGGAACAAGAATTTTTAACTGAAGAATAA
- a CDS encoding heavy metal-responsive transcriptional regulator translates to MLTQDKKLFLIGQVTNLSGIPIRTIRYYESLGLVESSGRTEGGFRQFSMDVLTRLAFIKRAQSLGLSLEEIRDILQVYDQGKPPCGDIKDKLEDKLAQIDSQIAQLLTLRSEIGELLAGWNDKPGQQEDTICPIIQ, encoded by the coding sequence GTGTTAACTCAGGATAAAAAACTGTTTTTAATTGGTCAAGTCACAAATCTCAGTGGAATTCCGATCAGGACAATTCGCTATTACGAAAGTTTAGGTTTAGTAGAATCATCAGGACGCACAGAGGGAGGTTTTCGCCAATTCTCAATGGATGTGCTGACTCGGTTAGCTTTCATTAAAAGGGCGCAAAGTTTAGGGCTGAGTCTGGAGGAGATTCGAGATATTCTTCAAGTCTATGACCAAGGAAAACCCCCCTGTGGCGATATTAAAGACAAGTTAGAAGACAAACTTGCACAGATTGATAGCCAAATTGCTCAGTTACTGACTTTGCGCTCGGAAATTGGGGAATTACTGGCGGGATGGAACGATAAACCTGGTCAGCAAGAGGATACAATCTGCCCAATTATCCAGTAA
- a CDS encoding aromatic ring-hydroxylating oxygenase subunit alpha — MNVNLQNVNSIHKPRIFNNPERFVEGWYWVIPSKHLGVGKVKAVTILGKELAIYRGKDKRVVIVDAYCPHMGAHLAEGKVEGNELRCFFHHWKFDAQGFCVDIPCLDEPITVKLKTWPTAEKYGMIWVWTGEIPKQPLPFVLELENKECDVAFGDYFLMNCHPNAVMINPIDSQHFNTVHKLPSAIHFDKQEINQNAIVFSNTTPISRNSFLLRLMRPFGKNIVSNICYWYGSTNIVTIGTDFLHVHIMFAVRLLEGGQSEGQVILISKKRQGIFGWLYNRVLLWLTKIVGKYLIQDDIKIVQTIKFDLKTPIKADQSIMQFVNHLERQKPLMLKSWQLARSQNVEMKEPREKWQDTKSND, encoded by the coding sequence ATGAATGTTAATTTGCAGAACGTTAACTCAATCCATAAACCGAGAATTTTCAATAATCCTGAACGTTTTGTTGAGGGATGGTACTGGGTTATCCCATCAAAACATCTAGGGGTTGGGAAGGTAAAGGCTGTCACAATTTTGGGGAAAGAATTAGCGATTTACCGTGGTAAAGATAAAAGAGTCGTTATTGTTGATGCCTACTGTCCGCATATGGGCGCTCACCTGGCTGAAGGTAAAGTAGAAGGTAACGAACTGCGTTGTTTTTTCCATCATTGGAAGTTTGATGCTCAAGGATTCTGTGTTGATATCCCATGTTTAGATGAGCCTATTACTGTCAAGTTAAAAACTTGGCCTACGGCTGAAAAGTATGGGATGATTTGGGTTTGGACTGGAGAGATACCCAAGCAACCCCTACCCTTTGTGCTGGAGTTAGAAAACAAAGAATGTGATGTTGCCTTTGGTGATTATTTCTTGATGAACTGTCACCCTAATGCGGTGATGATTAATCCTATCGACTCTCAACACTTTAATACAGTTCACAAACTACCATCAGCAATTCATTTTGATAAACAGGAAATCAATCAGAATGCTATTGTCTTCAGTAATACTACACCTATTAGTAGAAATTCATTTTTATTGCGGCTGATGCGTCCCTTCGGTAAAAATATTGTGAGCAATATTTGCTATTGGTACGGTAGCACTAACATCGTGACAATTGGGACTGATTTCCTCCATGTTCACATTATGTTTGCCGTGCGCCTCCTGGAAGGGGGACAATCTGAAGGTCAGGTAATACTGATTAGTAAGAAACGTCAGGGAATTTTTGGTTGGTTATATAATCGAGTGCTGCTGTGGCTGACTAAAATTGTGGGTAAATATTTGATTCAGGATGACATTAAGATTGTGCAGACCATTAAGTTTGATTTGAAAACCCCAATTAAGGCAGACCAGTCAATTATGCAGTTTGTCAATCATCTGGAACGACAAAAACCCCTAATGTTGAAGAGTTGGCAGTTAGCGCGATCGCAAAATGTGGAGATGAAAGAACCCCGCGAAAAATGGCAGGATACAAAGTCTAATGATTGA
- a CDS encoding translocation/assembly module TamB domain-containing protein, giving the protein MTKSPNTDHHSHSSPNKRLWLLLLSRGGIALGVLMLVTMGGGIWRLWSFVQNELTPLAASGLTNTLNRPVNLGEVTGFSLRGVEFGASSIPATSTDPDRAVVDAVEVGFDPWQLIFQRQLKLDVTLVNPDIYIEQDNQGRWITTKIAPQGKQALIKTDLDKLRFRNGKLVLLRQVGDEGVISSSSTIPPVAFSQVNGTAQLLKENQLIKFQVRGEADSGGNVALQGEVIPQTLAAKLQLRSQDLFAAQITDLIKLPFDLQAGKVNGNLQIQLTPKQPPLLFGNANLQGVTLQIPNVPQAFLNTQGAIRFQGREVQLNNLASNYGKIPLVATGIIDPTTGYKLAGRVNAVSVANAQGSLNITAPVPVTGQLKANLQMLGSITKPVLSGSVATIKTAQIDQIDFNNISSKFEFAPHANLITLTDIQGKAAVGGEITGVGKINLGKTPQLDFNFAAKKISGDALAKIYETIPPIQIGTVSATAQLTGAANNVQTVVKWQAPEATYAGTGETVIAADRSLTFRNVALNVGGGMVRGSGSFAQGRWRADTQASGVGLTPFVDPNQLQSISLTGAEFNGRLILEGSAEPFQIATIRSEGAGVNIGGGTIAVSRIQLQDKNFSAQLVANGVRLGRILKASPPALAGSLAGTFEVAGNTENFGLSTLRGTGEARLNVAGGTVTASKIQLANGRYQAQVQANNLAVQQLAAVPKQFQGALTGQFQVAGSVESFSPEAIQASGQGRLNIAGGTITASNIQLANGRYQGQVQTNNLPLQELVAVPRQFQGGLTGELNVAGSVESFSPETIQATGQGRLNVAGGSITASNIQLAKGRYQAVVDAAGVELNQFNEQLRGNFGGKLQVAGVLGSAKLADVRAAGQVQLSQGIPGIERPLSAALAWNGEKLAIEQAVATGLNVSGDILTNAANNAGIPEITQLNLNVQAQNYNLEQLPINLPNQLAVAGNVDFDGQITGNLPLPNVTGKIGLRDLVVQDIAFEPLLTGNIQSVQGQGLNLDLTGNRDDRIALKLDAQNRPQSFIVKRQEALATGEAQGDDLAIKVAKFPLKILNLTPPPNLRLGAGAVAGLLSGDVLINPQTLAARGNLAIASPEIGRITGDRLAAEFRYSDGKATLTNSEFVKGDSRYTFAGNFGQTPQGQQLQGKLNVNQGNIQDVLKVAQIFELPDFQRGTEEPTYGTATDLATKSRGLPQQPLLTQLKRFYEIDALQAAQEQQRRDSNPIPDLADLQGTFNGEIAVDTATAKGLSVQFNLNGENFTWGQEKEPNRFYSLKNIVAQGRFEDGILQLRPLRIALENGSLGFTGNIGGDDQSGQLQVSNFPIELLNNFVNLPVAISGNLSGKAVLAGTTANPQSKGDFKITEGRLNQQPVESATASFSYADGRLNFGSTVSVVETQPVNINGSIPYQLPFASVAPENEQISLDIQVENEGLAILNLLTNQVAFEKGEGEVDIEVRGTREKPIVKGIATVNNATFTAQALPEKIKDVTGKVLFDFDQILVENLEGRFSRGNVVASGEIPIFNNGQGIENPLTVAVDQLTLNLKGLYQGGASGNLQITGSALNPEIGGQVNLFDGQVLLADARNPEPPANSNGLSSSFRNVTQTTANKQIQPDGEDALTMFNNLNIELGKNVEVNNPPILSFRATGNLTVNGSFAQPIPDGTIRLEQGGVNLFTTQFNLARGYKHTATFKANQPRDPELDVRLVAKVLDVIQSSDFTRANTAGLAALESVQVEANLQGFASQINEKLELTSSPSRSETEIVALLGGGFAGGEGGGNTTLGLINIASSAVFSNFQSAFNQIGSSFGLSELRIFPTIVSDNPEAGRSNSTLELAAEAGIDVSPKVSISSIKILTANDPFQWGVNYRINDEIRLRASTNLEDDSRAVVEFQRRF; this is encoded by the coding sequence ATGACTAAATCTCCCAATACAGATCACCATTCCCATTCCTCCCCCAACAAGCGTTTGTGGTTGCTATTATTGAGTCGCGGTGGCATTGCTCTGGGCGTACTGATGCTAGTGACAATGGGCGGCGGTATTTGGCGCTTGTGGAGTTTTGTCCAAAATGAATTAACCCCCCTAGCAGCAAGCGGCCTCACGAACACACTCAACCGTCCGGTAAACTTGGGAGAAGTTACAGGCTTTTCCTTGAGAGGAGTAGAATTTGGGGCTTCAAGCATCCCCGCAACATCCACAGACCCAGACAGGGCAGTAGTTGATGCTGTAGAAGTGGGTTTTGATCCGTGGCAATTAATTTTTCAGCGTCAACTCAAGTTGGATGTCACTTTAGTTAATCCAGATATTTACATTGAACAAGATAATCAAGGGCGGTGGATTACTACGAAAATTGCCCCACAAGGTAAACAAGCCCTGATTAAAACTGATTTAGATAAACTCAGGTTTCGCAACGGTAAACTGGTATTGCTACGGCAAGTAGGCGATGAGGGAGTCATATCCTCTTCATCCACCATTCCCCCTGTAGCGTTTTCACAAGTCAACGGTACAGCCCAACTGCTCAAAGAAAACCAACTGATTAAGTTTCAAGTCAGGGGTGAAGCAGATAGTGGGGGTAATGTTGCTCTTCAAGGGGAGGTAATTCCTCAAACATTAGCAGCTAAATTACAACTGCGATCGCAAGATTTATTCGCGGCTCAAATTACCGACCTAATTAAGTTACCCTTCGACTTACAGGCGGGTAAAGTTAATGGCAACTTGCAGATTCAACTCACACCAAAACAGCCACCCCTATTATTTGGCAATGCTAACTTACAAGGGGTAACGCTGCAAATTCCCAACGTACCCCAGGCTTTTCTCAATACCCAAGGGGCAATTCGTTTCCAGGGAAGGGAAGTACAGCTAAATAATCTTGCTAGTAATTACGGCAAAATTCCTCTGGTGGCTACGGGAATCATTGACCCGACAACAGGCTATAAATTGGCAGGGCGTGTGAATGCTGTAAGTGTAGCCAATGCCCAAGGAAGTCTCAATATCACAGCCCCAGTACCTGTAACTGGGCAGTTAAAAGCTAACTTGCAAATGCTCGGCTCCATCACCAAACCAGTACTTTCAGGCTCAGTTGCGACTATTAAAACTGCTCAAATTGATCAAATTGATTTTAATAATATTAGTAGTAAATTTGAATTTGCTCCTCATGCTAATTTAATTACCTTGACAGATATTCAAGGCAAAGCCGCAGTGGGTGGCGAAATTACCGGTGTTGGTAAAATTAACCTGGGTAAAACTCCCCAATTAGATTTTAATTTCGCAGCGAAGAAGATTTCCGGAGATGCGTTAGCTAAAATTTACGAAACCATCCCCCCGATTCAAATCGGTACTGTTTCCGCCACAGCTCAATTAACTGGTGCGGCAAATAATGTGCAAACTGTGGTCAAATGGCAAGCCCCAGAAGCCACCTATGCTGGTACTGGTGAAACCGTCATCGCCGCAGACCGTAGCCTCACCTTCCGCAATGTGGCTTTGAATGTCGGCGGTGGGATGGTACGAGGTTCTGGTAGTTTTGCTCAAGGGCGTTGGCGAGCCGATACCCAAGCCTCTGGTGTCGGGTTAACACCTTTTGTAGACCCAAATCAACTGCAAAGTATTTCTTTGACAGGGGCAGAATTCAATGGTCGTCTCATCCTCGAAGGTAGCGCCGAACCATTTCAAATTGCCACCATTCGCAGTGAAGGCGCAGGAGTAAACATTGGTGGTGGGACAATTGCCGTTTCTCGTATCCAGTTGCAAGACAAAAACTTTTCGGCTCAACTGGTGGCTAATGGTGTGAGGCTAGGGCGGATCTTGAAAGCATCCCCGCCGGCTTTGGCTGGTTCCTTGGCGGGTACGTTTGAGGTAGCAGGGAACACAGAAAATTTTGGACTCAGCACTTTACGCGGCACTGGTGAAGCACGGCTGAATGTGGCAGGTGGAACTGTGACTGCTTCTAAGATCCAATTAGCTAATGGTCGATATCAAGCACAAGTGCAAGCCAATAATCTGGCTGTGCAGCAGTTGGCAGCAGTGCCAAAACAGTTTCAAGGCGCTTTAACTGGTCAATTTCAGGTCGCAGGGTCTGTGGAATCCTTCAGTCCAGAAGCTATCCAAGCCAGTGGTCAGGGACGGTTGAATATTGCCGGGGGAACCATTACAGCCTCTAATATCCAATTGGCTAACGGTCGATATCAAGGACAAGTTCAAACTAATAATCTCCCTTTGCAAGAGTTGGTAGCAGTCCCACGACAATTCCAGGGAGGGTTAACTGGTGAATTGAATGTGGCGGGGTCTGTTGAGTCCTTTAGTCCAGAAACTATCCAAGCCACTGGTCAAGGACGGTTGAATGTTGCGGGGGGGAGCATTACAGCCTCTAATATTCAACTGGCTAAAGGTCGCTATCAGGCTGTAGTTGATGCGGCGGGGGTGGAATTAAATCAGTTCAATGAGCAGTTACGGGGAAATTTTGGCGGTAAGTTGCAGGTGGCTGGTGTCTTGGGTTCTGCCAAATTAGCTGATGTGCGGGCGGCTGGACAAGTACAATTGTCTCAAGGTATCCCCGGTATTGAGCGACCGTTGAGTGCTGCATTGGCTTGGAATGGGGAAAAACTCGCTATTGAACAAGCTGTAGCCACTGGGTTAAATGTCAGTGGTGATATATTAACTAATGCTGCTAATAACGCAGGTATCCCGGAAATTACTCAGTTAAATCTCAACGTCCAAGCCCAGAATTACAACTTAGAACAGTTACCCATCAATTTGCCGAATCAGTTGGCTGTGGCGGGAAATGTGGATTTTGACGGACAAATCACTGGTAATCTGCCTTTGCCCAATGTCACTGGGAAAATCGGGTTACGGGATTTGGTTGTCCAAGATATTGCTTTTGAGCCTTTGTTAACTGGAAATATCCAGTCTGTACAGGGACAAGGTTTGAATTTAGATTTGACAGGGAATAGGGATGATCGCATTGCGTTGAAACTAGATGCCCAAAATCGCCCCCAATCTTTTATAGTCAAGCGCCAAGAAGCATTAGCGACAGGTGAAGCACAAGGGGATGATTTGGCGATCAAAGTCGCCAAGTTTCCTTTAAAAATTCTCAATTTGACACCACCGCCGAATTTGCGTCTAGGTGCTGGTGCGGTGGCTGGGCTGTTAAGTGGGGATGTGCTAATTAATCCGCAGACATTGGCAGCAAGGGGGAATTTAGCGATCGCCTCTCCAGAAATTGGCCGGATTACAGGCGATCGCTTGGCGGCTGAATTCCGCTACAGTGATGGTAAAGCCACACTCACCAACAGCGAATTTGTCAAAGGCGATAGTCGTTATACCTTTGCTGGCAATTTTGGTCAAACTCCCCAAGGGCAGCAACTACAGGGGAAATTAAATGTCAATCAGGGTAATATCCAAGATGTGCTGAAAGTAGCGCAAATATTTGAATTACCAGATTTTCAACGCGGTACAGAAGAGCCAACCTACGGCACAGCCACGGATCTAGCAACTAAATCTCGTGGATTACCTCAACAGCCTTTATTAACCCAACTCAAACGCTTTTATGAAATTGATGCACTGCAAGCGGCACAAGAACAACAACGGCGCGATTCTAATCCCATCCCAGATTTAGCAGACTTACAAGGGACTTTTAACGGGGAAATTGCTGTAGATACTGCCACAGCTAAGGGCTTATCAGTTCAATTTAATTTGAACGGTGAAAATTTTACCTGGGGTCAAGAAAAAGAACCCAATCGTTTCTATAGTTTGAAAAATATAGTTGCCCAAGGCAGGTTTGAAGATGGAATTTTGCAATTACGACCATTACGGATTGCTTTAGAAAATGGCAGTCTCGGCTTCACAGGTAACATTGGCGGTGATGATCAATCTGGTCAGTTGCAAGTTAGTAATTTTCCTATAGAGTTACTAAATAATTTTGTTAACCTCCCAGTTGCTATCTCCGGAAATCTCAGTGGTAAAGCCGTTTTAGCAGGTACTACTGCCAACCCCCAAAGCAAAGGGGATTTTAAAATTACAGAAGGAAGATTGAATCAGCAGCCAGTTGAGTCAGCCACAGCCAGTTTCAGTTATGCTGATGGGCGCTTAAACTTTGGCAGCACTGTCTCGGTTGTGGAAACGCAACCAGTGAATATTAATGGCAGTATCCCTTATCAGTTACCTTTTGCTTCTGTAGCACCAGAAAACGAGCAAATTAGCTTGGATATCCAGGTAGAAAATGAGGGATTAGCAATATTAAATCTCTTGACTAATCAGGTAGCCTTTGAGAAGGGAGAAGGAGAAGTAGACATTGAAGTGCGCGGAACCAGAGAAAAGCCGATAGTCAAGGGCATAGCCACCGTTAATAATGCTACCTTTACAGCCCAGGCTCTACCAGAAAAAATCAAAGATGTCACAGGGAAAGTTCTGTTTGATTTTGACCAGATTTTAGTAGAAAACCTGGAGGGTCGGTTTAGCCGAGGTAATGTAGTAGCATCTGGAGAAATTCCCATCTTTAACAACGGACAAGGAATTGAGAATCCCCTCACGGTTGCTGTTGATCAGCTAACTTTGAATCTTAAAGGCTTGTACCAAGGAGGCGCTAGTGGCAATTTACAGATTACAGGTTCTGCCCTGAATCCAGAAATTGGCGGTCAAGTGAATTTATTCGATGGTCAGGTTTTACTTGCAGATGCTCGAAACCCAGAGCCACCTGCCAATAGTAATGGCTTATCATCCTCTTTCCGAAACGTTACGCAAACAACAGCCAATAAGCAGATTCAACCTGATGGCGAGGATGCCTTAACTATGTTTAATAATTTAAATATAGAACTGGGTAAAAATGTAGAAGTCAATAATCCACCTATTTTGAGCTTTCGAGCTACAGGTAATCTCACAGTTAACGGTTCCTTTGCTCAACCAATACCCGATGGTACTATCAGGCTAGAGCAAGGTGGAGTGAATTTGTTTACGACACAGTTTAACCTAGCGCGTGGTTACAAACATACAGCCACCTTTAAAGCCAACCAACCCCGCGACCCCGAATTAGATGTGCGCTTAGTCGCTAAGGTACTAGACGTAATTCAGAGTAGTGATTTCACACGAGCAAATACTGCCGGTTTAGCGGCTTTAGAAAGTGTGCAGGTTGAAGCCAATCTCCAAGGTTTTGCCAGTCAAATCAATGAAAAACTGGAACTCACAAGCAGTCCATCTCGCTCGGAAACAGAAATTGTCGCTTTGTTGGGGGGTGGATTTGCCGGTGGTGAGGGAGGTGGAAATACCACTTTGGGACTGATTAACATTGCCAGTTCAGCTGTATTCAGCAACTTTCAGTCAGCCTTTAATCAGATTGGTAGTAGTTTTGGCTTAAGTGAACTACGTATATTTCCCACAATTGTTTCTGATAATCCGGAAGCGGGAAGGAGCAATTCCACCTTAGAATTGGCTGCTGAAGCGGGAATTGACGTTTCTCCCAAAGTTTCTATTTCCAGTATCAAAATTTTGACAGCAAATGATCCATTTCAGTGGGGTGTAAATTACCGCATCAACGACGAAATTCGTTTGCGTGCTTCCACAAATTTAGAAGATGACAGTCGGGCTGTAGTGGAGTTTCAACGGCGGTTTTAA
- a CDS encoding DUF3110 domain-containing protein: MITPMRVFVLIFNAHTENEGIHSIRVGDAAASQSGTVRNKILMFESEDDALRFALLLEAQDFPTPTVEMLDAEEIKEFCESAGYEWEIVPANSDLILPPEMNLENTDWQAEKQEDTDEDSYRSNQVPPAAPEMSDSELENMRRKLEGLL, translated from the coding sequence ATGATTACGCCCATGCGTGTTTTTGTATTAATTTTCAATGCTCACACAGAAAACGAGGGAATTCACTCGATTCGGGTGGGTGATGCCGCAGCCTCGCAGTCCGGGACTGTACGCAATAAAATTTTGATGTTCGAGTCAGAAGACGACGCTCTCCGCTTTGCTTTGTTATTGGAAGCTCAGGATTTCCCTACTCCCACGGTGGAAATGCTCGATGCGGAGGAAATTAAGGAGTTTTGTGAAAGTGCTGGTTATGAATGGGAAATTGTTCCGGCTAATAGCGATTTAATCTTACCTCCGGAAATGAATTTGGAGAATACTGACTGGCAAGCTGAAAAACAGGAGGATACTGATGAGGATAGCTACCGCTCTAACCAAGTACCGCCAGCTGCACCAGAAATGTCTGATTCTGAATTAGAAAATATGCGGCGCAAATTAGAAGGTTTATTGTGA